A single window of Verrucomicrobiota bacterium DNA harbors:
- a CDS encoding MBL fold metallo-hydrolase, whose product MKFTALFAVTFAAATAAFAQQNFDAVQIKAAHVAGSVHMLEGSGGNIGVSVGPEGLLIVDTQFLPLAGRIDAALAKLNPGPLKFVLNTHWHGDHTGGNPHFGKRAAVVAHDNVRKRLLAASTPLPKEALPLVTFNQSTSVHFNGEEIKMISLVPGHTDGDALIHFTKSGVFHTGDQFLNRRFPFIDVGSGGDLLGYIQNIDFMVKTIPADAKIIPGHGALATKADLEATQQMLSETTALVRKAIAEGKTQEQVRAAGVPEKYKDWGAGFINVNRYLDAVYNALSPKK is encoded by the coding sequence ATGAAATTCACCGCACTCTTCGCCGTCACATTCGCCGCCGCCACCGCCGCGTTCGCGCAGCAGAACTTCGACGCCGTGCAGATCAAGGCCGCGCACGTCGCCGGCAGCGTCCACATGCTCGAGGGCTCGGGCGGCAACATCGGCGTCTCCGTCGGGCCCGAGGGACTGCTCATCGTGGACACGCAGTTCCTTCCGCTCGCGGGCAGGATCGATGCCGCGCTCGCCAAGCTCAACCCCGGCCCGCTCAAGTTCGTGCTCAACACCCACTGGCACGGCGACCACACCGGCGGCAACCCGCACTTCGGCAAGCGCGCCGCCGTCGTCGCGCACGACAACGTCCGCAAGCGCCTGCTCGCCGCGAGCACGCCCCTGCCCAAGGAAGCCCTGCCGCTCGTCACCTTCAACCAGTCCACCTCCGTTCACTTCAACGGCGAGGAAATCAAAATGATTTCGCTCGTGCCCGGCCACACGGATGGCGACGCGCTCATCCACTTCACCAAGTCGGGCGTGTTTCACACCGGCGACCAGTTTTTGAACCGCCGGTTCCCATTCATCGACGTCGGCAGCGGCGGCGACCTGCTCGGCTACATCCAGAACATCGACTTCATGGTCAAGACCATCCCGGCCGACGCGAAGATCATCCCCGGGCACGGCGCGCTCGCGACCAAGGCCGACCTCGAAGCCACGCAACAAATGCTCAGCGAGACCACCGCGCTTGTGAGGAAGGCCATCGCCGAGGGCAAGACGCAGGAGCAAGTCCGCGCCGCCGGCGTCCCCGAGAAATACAAGGACTGGGGCGCGGGCTTCATCAACGTCAACCGCTACCTCGACGCCGTCTACAACGCGCTCTCACCGAAGAAGTGA
- a CDS encoding mandelate racemase/muconate lactonizing enzyme family protein translates to MTSEAATTRRRALLTAAAAAGGAALMRELSRAADNPAAAVADKASAIKITRLRAVPVGGSIFIRIDTNQGVYGWGETAGIEGKVGAALANSLFELLDGENPTRIEHLWQKLYRSHRDIRGGPFMVHTISAIDIALWDITGKLLGVPVYRLLGGPTRDKIRVYSTPKAQKVPPHGIYEHSGGPVDIERMVNAVAEARKRVGPDGTVMFDAHCAVPPATLIQFANAIKPYDVLFIEEVAVPGNIEVFKRLKQSIHVPLATGERDRTIWEFIPYLQERCIDILQPDVTHSGGISQLKKIAALAEAYHVPLAPHNTNSLLGLAAGLHLVASIPLFLIHEAYGFNPKNKAGQTIIKGTWEVDKDGYAPLPPGPGIGLEPDEAVLEELSRDTKFKWPTYGRLKDGSIADY, encoded by the coding sequence ATGACCTCCGAAGCCGCAACCACCCGCCGGCGCGCACTCCTCACCGCCGCCGCAGCCGCCGGCGGCGCCGCGCTCATGCGCGAACTTTCCCGCGCCGCCGACAATCCCGCCGCCGCCGTCGCCGACAAAGCCTCCGCCATCAAGATCACCAGGCTTCGGGCCGTGCCCGTCGGCGGCTCCATCTTCATCCGCATTGACACCAATCAAGGCGTCTACGGCTGGGGCGAAACCGCCGGCATCGAGGGCAAGGTCGGCGCCGCGCTCGCCAACTCGCTCTTCGAGTTGCTCGACGGCGAGAACCCCACCCGCATCGAGCACCTCTGGCAGAAACTCTACCGCTCGCACCGCGACATCCGCGGCGGGCCCTTCATGGTCCACACCATCTCCGCGATCGACATCGCGCTGTGGGACATCACGGGCAAACTCCTCGGCGTGCCCGTCTATCGCCTGCTCGGCGGGCCCACCCGCGACAAGATCCGCGTCTACTCCACGCCCAAGGCGCAGAAAGTCCCGCCCCACGGCATCTACGAGCACAGCGGCGGCCCGGTGGACATCGAGCGCATGGTCAACGCCGTCGCCGAGGCCCGCAAACGCGTCGGGCCCGATGGCACCGTGATGTTCGATGCCCACTGCGCCGTGCCGCCCGCCACGCTCATCCAGTTCGCCAACGCCATCAAACCCTACGACGTGCTCTTCATCGAGGAAGTCGCCGTGCCCGGGAACATCGAGGTCTTCAAACGCCTCAAGCAATCCATCCACGTCCCGCTGGCCACCGGCGAACGCGACCGCACCATCTGGGAATTCATCCCCTACTTGCAGGAACGCTGCATCGACATCCTGCAACCCGACGTGACCCATTCCGGCGGCATCTCGCAGCTCAAGAAAATCGCCGCGCTCGCCGAGGCGTATCATGTGCCGCTCGCGCCGCACAACACCAACTCCCTGCTCGGCCTCGCCGCGGGACTGCACCTCGTCGCGAGCATCCCGCTCTTCCTCATCCACGAAGCCTACGGCTTCAACCCCAAGAACAAGGCCGGCCAGACCATCATCAAGGGCACGTGGGAAGTGGACAAGGACGGCTACGCGCCGCTCCCGCCCGGCCCCGGCATCGGCCTGGAGCCCGACGAGGCCGTGCTCGAGGAACTCTCGCGCGACACCAAGTTCAAGTGGCCCACCTACGGCCGCCTCAAGGACGGCAGCATCGCGGATTATTGA
- a CDS encoding DUF1501 domain-containing protein, translating into MGFGMTSLLGLSAMGLLGGDARGAAANSYSPLAPRQPHFPAKAKRILHLFAQGAPSHIDTFDPKPGLAEFDGRSLPDDARGTGFASPFKFEKKGKSGLEISEVFPRLGEHADKLAIIRSMMTDIPAHDQATIFMNTGSLRFVRPSVGSWVVYGLGSENLSLPGYIALSPGNVDAQNLRSAFLPGVFQGTPVNTRELRVERLIENIQNNFTSIPEQRRQLDLLHQLNELNSQKLRKDGQLEARLQSYELAFQMQMEAQDAFDISKEPQAVRDAYGVNNPFGRQLLIARRLLQKGVRFVQVWHGGWDHHSNIAAALRQKAGECDAPIAAMLTEMAQNGMLNDTLIVWGGEFGRTPAADGNAQGNPGRNHNHRAFSVWLAGAGVKAGTIVGKTDDLGGRAVEDKVHIHDLHATLLHLLGFDHEKLTFRYNGRDFRLTDVHGNVVKKLLA; encoded by the coding sequence ATGGGCTTCGGCATGACGAGCCTGCTCGGGCTCTCCGCGATGGGCCTGCTCGGTGGCGATGCCCGTGGCGCCGCTGCGAACAGTTATTCGCCGCTCGCGCCCAGGCAGCCGCATTTCCCCGCCAAGGCGAAGCGCATCCTCCACCTCTTCGCGCAAGGCGCGCCGTCGCACATCGACACGTTCGACCCGAAGCCCGGGCTCGCCGAGTTCGACGGCAGGTCGCTGCCCGACGACGCGCGCGGCACGGGATTCGCCTCGCCGTTCAAGTTCGAGAAGAAGGGCAAGAGCGGGCTCGAAATCAGCGAAGTCTTCCCGCGCCTTGGCGAGCACGCCGACAAGCTTGCCATCATCCGCTCGATGATGACGGACATTCCCGCGCACGATCAGGCGACGATCTTCATGAACACCGGCTCGTTGCGCTTCGTGCGGCCGAGCGTGGGCTCGTGGGTCGTGTATGGACTCGGCAGCGAGAACCTGAGCCTGCCTGGCTACATCGCGCTTTCGCCCGGCAACGTGGACGCGCAGAATCTCCGATCGGCGTTCCTCCCCGGTGTCTTCCAGGGCACGCCCGTCAACACCCGCGAACTGCGCGTCGAGCGGCTCATTGAGAACATCCAGAACAACTTCACATCCATCCCCGAGCAGCGGCGCCAGCTCGACCTGCTGCACCAGCTCAACGAACTCAACTCGCAGAAACTCCGAAAAGACGGCCAGCTCGAGGCGCGCCTGCAATCCTACGAGCTCGCGTTTCAGATGCAGATGGAGGCGCAGGACGCGTTCGACATCAGCAAGGAGCCGCAAGCCGTGCGCGACGCCTACGGCGTGAACAACCCCTTCGGCCGGCAGCTCCTCATCGCGCGCCGCCTCCTGCAAAAGGGCGTGCGCTTCGTGCAAGTCTGGCACGGCGGCTGGGATCACCACAGCAACATCGCCGCCGCGCTCCGGCAAAAGGCCGGCGAGTGCGACGCGCCCATCGCCGCGATGCTGACCGAGATGGCGCAGAATGGAATGCTCAACGACACGCTCATCGTCTGGGGCGGCGAGTTCGGCCGCACACCCGCCGCCGACGGCAACGCGCAGGGCAATCCCGGCCGCAACCACAACCACCGCGCCTTCTCCGTCTGGCTCGCAGGCGCAGGCGTCAAGGCTGGCACCATTGTCGGCAAAACCGACGACCTCGGCGGAAGAGCCGTCGAGGACAAAGTCCACATCCACGACCTGCACGCGACGCTCCTGCACCTGCTTGGCTTCGACCACGAGAAGCTCACCTTCCGCTACAACGGCCGCGACTTCCGCCTTACCGACGTGCACGGGAACGTGGTGAAGAAGTTGCTGGCGTGA
- a CDS encoding aminopeptidase: protein MTDPRFTKLASLLVNYSTKLRKGDVVLLDMIDVPDEFSVELIRAARAAGAIPLVEARHTRLIREMQRETDEAHATIVRDIELFRMKRCQSYIAIRGSNNASETSDVPSSKLQLYARTLRPVLNYRVNETRWCVLRWPSPSMAQSANMSTEAFENLYFDVCTMDYAKMARAQVPLWKRMKRADRVHLKAPGTDLTFSIKRIGAQMCKGDRNIPDGEVFSCPVKTSVNGTIQFNTPTLYSGTKFENVRLEFKDGRIVNATSSNTKKLNEILDTDAGARYVGEFSLGFNPHILSPMCDILFDEKIAGSLHFTPGQAYEECDNGNRSAVHWDMVLIQRPEWGGGEVWFDGELIRKDGLFLPKDLQPLNPKNLK, encoded by the coding sequence ATGACTGACCCACGGTTCACGAAACTCGCCAGCCTCCTTGTCAATTACTCGACCAAGCTCCGCAAGGGCGACGTCGTGTTGCTCGACATGATCGACGTGCCGGATGAGTTCAGCGTCGAGTTGATCCGCGCGGCGCGTGCCGCGGGCGCGATTCCGCTGGTCGAAGCGCGCCACACGCGCCTCATCCGCGAGATGCAGCGCGAAACCGACGAGGCGCACGCCACGATCGTCCGCGACATCGAGTTGTTCCGGATGAAGCGCTGCCAGTCCTACATCGCCATCCGAGGCTCGAACAACGCGAGCGAAACCTCCGACGTGCCCAGCTCCAAGCTCCAGCTCTACGCGCGCACACTCCGCCCCGTGCTGAACTATCGCGTCAACGAAACCCGCTGGTGCGTGTTGCGCTGGCCGTCGCCGAGCATGGCGCAGAGCGCGAACATGAGCACGGAGGCCTTCGAGAATCTCTACTTCGACGTCTGCACCATGGACTACGCGAAGATGGCCCGCGCACAAGTGCCCCTGTGGAAGCGCATGAAACGCGCCGACCGCGTGCACCTCAAGGCGCCGGGCACCGACCTGACCTTCAGCATCAAGCGTATCGGCGCGCAGATGTGCAAGGGCGACCGCAACATCCCCGACGGCGAAGTCTTCTCCTGCCCCGTGAAAACCAGTGTGAACGGCACGATTCAGTTCAACACGCCCACCCTTTACAGCGGGACGAAGTTTGAAAATGTGCGGCTCGAGTTCAAGGACGGCAGGATCGTCAACGCCACCTCGAGCAACACGAAAAAGCTCAACGAGATTCTCGACACCGACGCGGGCGCGCGCTACGTGGGCGAATTCAGCCTCGGCTTCAATCCGCACATCCTCTCGCCGATGTGCGACATCCTCTTCGACGAGAAGATCGCCGGCTCACTGCACTTCACGCCCGGCCAGGCCTATGAAGAGTGCGACAACGGCAACCGCAGCGCCGTCCACTGGGACATGGTGCTCATCCAGCGGCCCGAGTGGGGCGGCGGTGAGGTGTGGTTCGACGGCGAACTCATCCGCAAGGACGGCCTGTTCCTGCCCAAGGACCTTCAACCGTTGAATCCAAAGAATCTGAAGTAG
- a CDS encoding type II secretion system protein — MKAPSCRHSLRAGFTLIELLVVIAIIEILAAMLLPALSKAKAKAAQAKCMSNMRNWAFANQMYADDYDNCLPPFGYDSNDYTKPFWHMGLAPYVARQTQMGVLFSSTEVYTNDLRRCPGGSFGNAPLSNVSGPNNWNCWIGTNFGRFGNPLSGPYYYINTTRPLRLETINKPADAMTFTDTITHYVYSPVDTQYFFTLDLDRNGRLDTMPQYPNVAYNHARPTVHNNGANVTLLDSHVERVDFPKLWDIGANNRVTHSFWYLLD, encoded by the coding sequence ATGAAAGCGCCTTCGTGCCGTCACTCCCTGCGGGCTGGCTTCACTCTCATCGAACTGCTCGTCGTCATCGCCATCATCGAGATCCTCGCAGCGATGCTGCTGCCCGCCCTGAGCAAGGCCAAGGCGAAGGCCGCGCAAGCCAAGTGCATGTCCAACATGCGAAACTGGGCGTTCGCCAACCAGATGTATGCGGACGATTACGACAATTGCCTGCCGCCCTTCGGTTACGATTCGAACGACTACACCAAACCCTTCTGGCACATGGGCCTTGCGCCCTACGTCGCGCGGCAGACCCAAATGGGCGTGCTCTTCAGCAGCACCGAGGTCTACACAAACGACCTGCGCCGCTGTCCCGGAGGCAGCTTCGGCAACGCGCCGCTTTCGAACGTGTCCGGCCCGAACAACTGGAATTGCTGGATCGGCACCAACTTCGGCCGCTTCGGCAATCCGCTCAGCGGCCCCTACTACTACATCAACACCACGCGCCCGCTCCGCCTCGAGACCATCAACAAACCCGCCGACGCGATGACCTTCACCGACACCATCACGCACTACGTTTACTCGCCGGTGGACACGCAGTATTTCTTCACGCTCGACCTCGATCGCAACGGGCGCCTCGACACCATGCCCCAGTATCCGAACGTCGCCTACAACCACGCGCGCCCGACCGTCCACAACAACGGCGCCAACGTCACCCTCCTCGACAGCCACGTCGAGCGTGTGGACTTCCCGAAGCTGTGGGACATCGGCGCGAACAATCGCGTGACACACTCCTTCTGGTATTTGCTCGATTGA
- a CDS encoding DUF1553 domain-containing protein → MRSGSTPRSSRSAMAGATSGSPTCRAPRRSRDCSPDGGFHAAGCVLAHPAAFSCDNRAGTKTMKTTTRLLLHPAAALALALAAGTAPAQDRPLTPEELEFFETKIRPALIEHCHKCHSGDKDAKIKGGLQLDSKAGLLKGGSSGAAVVPGNPQKSLLYKAVTYTDPNLQMPPKEKLPDNIVSDFENWIRMGAPDPRTGKAVGILKSDADKEKAKQHWSFRPIKKPEVPKPKSHLKSWIQNDIDIFVLAKLEGKGLLPTPPADKWTLIRRAYFDLIGLPPSPEEVEAFINDESPEAWSKVIDKLLASNHYGERWGRYWLDVARYADTRGANNNNQRMGNVMTQAYTYRDWVVNAHNDDLPYDRFLTYQIAADKATTEKKHLAAMGLLTLSRQANAIETIDDRIDVITRGMMSFSVYCARCHDHKFDPIPTADYYSLYGVFQSCAEPGERPVVEADTESPEYKDFLRQMAKIDADLEGYRNSNLAKHLGDARANTARYMQLAHIMEKDPEKRIGNRADQQEFERMYKLDQFVMNRWFTYLRGKTQEADPIWGPWASYHKLDDKEFAAKGKDIAAKFSPSNDASKKFNALVARAFSTPAANMQVVAERYAKLFADAEKAWSAAVTLNEKKKATAKDGEKVDDLKALPDAAMEALRKTYLTGNAPAAYGYIEVANLNNNRIRNGENRFNDERQKLEVQHPGAPKRAMTLMDRPSPVNAKIMIKGDQRNLGPEVPRRFLEVLSGPDRKPFKDGSGRFELAKAIASEKNPLTARVAVNRVWMNHFGAPLVRTPTDFGVRAEDPTHPELLDYLSAYLIENGWSLKKLHKFIMLSNVYQQGSDDRGKAMAVDPANLLVWKMNRRRLDFEAFRDSLLLISGKLKDEMGGPPVNIANRNDPLHTFDPYRRTIYAKVDRGNLATVFRTFDFANPDITTGQRFNSTVPQQALYMMNSDFITQLAREVVNRTDFKKDMDERQRIVQIYQIAFQRPPTDIELKLGHRFLEEQSGIKSTGPASAQVWRYGYGQYDAANRRVVNFFPLPVYDGRAWMGDPKDTAKPLGPIKLDATGGTVGTMRGIAVIRRWTAPRDVSVAIDGTVGHQLMRNAQGDGVNAYIAASGRGELGRYLDVRSKTATTTVAKVDLKKGDTIDFIVDAGSRGNWQGDTFTWAPTIRVVGAPAMMSGNMAAGDPAAASEWRASADFNRAGSTAPAKPLNTWEKYAQVLLLANEMAFLD, encoded by the coding sequence ATGCGCTCGGGTTCGACTCCGAGAAGCTCACGTTCCGCAATGGCGGGCGCGACTTCCGGCTCACCGACGTGTCGGGCGCCACGCCGGTCAAGGGACTGTTCGCCTGACGGTGGATTTCACGCCGCCGGGTGTGTGCTCGCGCACCCGGCGGCTTTTTCTTGTGACAACCGAGCGGGGACCAAGACTATGAAGACCACGACCCGACTGCTTCTGCATCCCGCTGCAGCGCTCGCGCTCGCGCTCGCCGCCGGCACCGCGCCCGCACAGGACCGACCCCTCACACCCGAGGAACTCGAGTTCTTCGAGACCAAGATTCGCCCCGCCCTCATCGAGCACTGCCACAAGTGCCACAGCGGCGACAAGGACGCCAAGATCAAGGGCGGCCTGCAGCTCGACTCCAAGGCGGGACTGCTCAAGGGCGGTTCCTCCGGCGCCGCGGTCGTGCCCGGCAACCCTCAGAAGAGCCTCCTCTACAAGGCCGTCACCTACACGGATCCGAACCTCCAAATGCCACCGAAAGAAAAGCTCCCCGACAACATCGTGAGCGACTTCGAGAATTGGATCCGCATGGGGGCGCCCGACCCGCGCACCGGCAAGGCCGTCGGCATCCTCAAGTCCGACGCCGACAAGGAAAAGGCCAAGCAGCACTGGTCCTTCAGGCCTATCAAGAAGCCCGAGGTTCCCAAGCCCAAGAGCCACTTGAAGTCTTGGATTCAAAATGACATCGACATCTTCGTCCTCGCCAAGCTCGAAGGGAAAGGGCTCCTTCCCACACCTCCCGCAGACAAGTGGACCCTGATCCGGCGCGCGTATTTCGACCTGATCGGCCTGCCGCCGTCACCCGAGGAAGTCGAGGCGTTTATCAACGACGAATCCCCGGAGGCATGGTCCAAAGTGATCGACAAGCTGCTCGCCTCGAATCATTACGGCGAACGGTGGGGCCGTTACTGGCTCGATGTCGCCCGCTACGCCGACACCCGCGGCGCAAACAACAACAACCAGCGCATGGGCAATGTCATGACCCAGGCCTACACCTACCGCGACTGGGTGGTGAATGCGCACAACGACGACCTCCCCTACGACCGTTTCCTCACCTACCAGATCGCAGCCGACAAGGCCACGACCGAGAAGAAACACCTTGCGGCGATGGGCCTGCTCACGCTCAGCCGTCAGGCGAATGCGATCGAGACCATCGATGACCGCATCGACGTCATCACCCGCGGGATGATGTCCTTCAGCGTTTACTGCGCGCGCTGCCACGACCACAAGTTCGATCCCATCCCCACGGCAGATTACTACTCACTTTACGGCGTGTTCCAAAGCTGCGCCGAACCCGGCGAGCGGCCCGTCGTCGAGGCCGACACTGAGAGCCCGGAATACAAGGACTTCCTCCGCCAGATGGCCAAGATCGACGCCGACCTCGAGGGATACCGCAATTCAAACCTCGCCAAGCACCTCGGCGACGCGCGCGCGAACACCGCGCGCTACATGCAACTCGCGCACATCATGGAGAAGGATCCCGAAAAGCGGATTGGCAACCGCGCCGACCAGCAGGAATTCGAGCGCATGTATAAGCTCGATCAGTTCGTCATGAACCGTTGGTTCACCTACCTCCGCGGCAAGACCCAGGAGGCCGACCCCATCTGGGGACCGTGGGCTTCGTATCACAAGCTCGACGACAAGGAATTCGCGGCCAAGGGCAAGGACATCGCCGCAAAATTCTCCCCGAGCAACGACGCGAGCAAGAAGTTCAACGCGCTCGTCGCCCGCGCCTTCTCCACGCCCGCGGCCAACATGCAGGTCGTCGCCGAGCGCTACGCCAAACTCTTCGCCGACGCGGAAAAGGCGTGGTCTGCGGCCGTCACGCTCAACGAAAAGAAGAAGGCCACCGCGAAGGACGGCGAAAAGGTGGACGACCTCAAGGCGCTGCCCGACGCTGCGATGGAGGCGCTGCGCAAGACCTATTTGACGGGCAACGCTCCAGCCGCTTATGGATACATTGAGGTCGCCAACCTGAACAACAACCGCATCCGGAACGGCGAAAACCGCTTCAACGACGAGCGCCAGAAACTCGAGGTCCAACACCCCGGTGCCCCGAAACGCGCCATGACGCTCATGGATCGCCCCAGTCCGGTCAACGCGAAGATCATGATCAAGGGCGACCAGCGCAACCTCGGCCCGGAGGTTCCGCGGCGCTTCCTCGAAGTCCTTTCCGGCCCCGACCGCAAGCCGTTCAAGGACGGCAGCGGCCGCTTCGAACTCGCCAAGGCCATCGCCAGCGAGAAGAACCCGCTCACCGCCCGGGTCGCCGTGAATCGCGTTTGGATGAACCACTTCGGCGCGCCGCTCGTGCGCACCCCGACCGACTTTGGCGTCCGCGCTGAAGACCCCACGCATCCCGAGCTCCTCGATTATCTGTCCGCCTACCTCATCGAGAACGGCTGGTCCCTCAAGAAGCTCCACAAGTTCATCATGCTCTCCAATGTCTACCAGCAGGGCAGCGACGACCGCGGCAAGGCCATGGCCGTGGACCCGGCGAACCTGCTTGTCTGGAAAATGAATCGTCGTCGCCTTGACTTCGAAGCCTTCCGCGACTCGCTGCTCCTGATCAGCGGCAAGCTCAAGGACGAGATGGGCGGCCCGCCGGTCAACATCGCCAATCGCAACGACCCCCTTCACACCTTCGATCCGTATCGGCGCACGATCTATGCGAAGGTGGACCGCGGCAATCTTGCGACGGTGTTCCGCACATTCGATTTCGCAAACCCCGACATCACCACCGGCCAGCGTTTCAACTCCACCGTTCCCCAGCAGGCGCTCTACATGATGAACAGCGATTTCATCACGCAACTCGCACGCGAAGTCGTCAACCGCACCGACTTCAAGAAGGACATGGATGAGCGCCAGCGCATCGTGCAGATCTACCAGATTGCGTTCCAACGGCCGCCCACCGACATCGAGCTCAAGCTCGGGCACCGCTTCCTCGAGGAACAATCAGGAATCAAGTCCACCGGCCCCGCCAGCGCGCAAGTCTGGCGTTACGGCTACGGCCAATACGACGCCGCCAACCGCCGCGTCGTGAACTTCTTCCCGCTCCCCGTCTACGACGGGCGCGCGTGGATGGGCGACCCCAAGGACACCGCGAAGCCCCTCGGCCCGATCAAGCTCGACGCCACCGGCGGCACCGTCGGCACGATGCGCGGGATCGCAGTCATCCGCCGCTGGACCGCCCCGCGCGATGTGAGCGTCGCAATCGACGGCACCGTTGGCCATCAATTGATGCGCAACGCGCAGGGCGACGGCGTCAACGCCTACATCGCAGCCTCGGGTCGCGGCGAACTCGGCCGCTACCTCGACGTTCGCTCCAAAACCGCCACCACCACCGTCGCGAAGGTGGATCTCAAGAAAGGCGACACCATCGACTTCATCGTGGACGCCGGCTCGCGCGGCAACTGGCAGGGCGACACGTTCACATGGGCGCCGACCATACGCGTCGTGGGTGCGCCGGCGATGATGTCCGGCAACATGGCGGCAGGCGACCCCGCCGCCGCCAGCGAGTGGCGCGCCTCCGCCGACTTCAACCGCGCCGGCAGCACTGCCCCCGCGAAGCCGCTGAACACCTGGGAGAAATACGCGCAGGTCCTCCTGCTGGCGAACGAGATGGCGTTCCTCGACTAG
- a CDS encoding DUF1501 domain-containing protein, whose translation MYPEQYATRREFLNKAGTGFGMLALASMLYPELVGSSHAQSSNAGLLAPKEPHFKPTAKRVLHIMLSGGQASQDSWNPAPDLVNPSNEGKTVEGGKGMRGGRILPAQFKFAKQGKSGVEVSEIWKELGSIIDDIAVVRSMHTDVPAHEEATLIGTTGDFRLPKPSMGSWVVYGLGTENQNLPAFVSMNPGGFPTGGQKNWQSAFMPGAYQGTFVDSRNTRIEEIIENIKNNVTSSKEQRQQLDLLYQLNEVHKQKRAAESQLDARIQSFELAFRMQTDAVEAFDVNKEPDTMKKLYGETPQGRQFMIARRLLERGVRFVQVWQGGWDNHGGIVTAMANNARAIDQPSAAIIKDLKQRGLLKDTIIVCSTEFGRSSTEDAPGGRNHNAKAFASWLAGGGIKGGQAYGATNEIGSEAAENKVHVHELHSTILHALGFDSEKLTFRNGGRDFRLTDVSGATPVKGLFA comes from the coding sequence ATGTATCCCGAGCAATACGCGACACGGCGAGAGTTTTTGAACAAGGCCGGCACCGGCTTCGGCATGCTCGCCCTCGCCAGCATGCTGTATCCCGAACTCGTCGGCAGCAGCCACGCGCAGTCGAGCAACGCAGGCCTGCTTGCGCCCAAGGAACCCCACTTCAAGCCCACCGCCAAGCGCGTGCTGCATATCATGCTCTCCGGCGGCCAGGCTTCGCAGGATTCGTGGAATCCCGCGCCCGACCTCGTCAATCCCAGCAACGAGGGCAAAACCGTCGAGGGCGGCAAGGGAATGCGAGGCGGCAGGATCCTCCCGGCGCAATTCAAATTCGCCAAGCAGGGCAAGAGCGGCGTTGAGGTCAGCGAAATCTGGAAGGAACTCGGCTCGATCATTGACGACATCGCCGTCGTGCGCTCGATGCACACGGATGTCCCGGCGCACGAGGAGGCCACATTGATTGGCACGACGGGCGACTTCCGCCTGCCGAAGCCCTCGATGGGTTCGTGGGTGGTTTACGGTCTCGGGACGGAAAACCAGAACCTGCCCGCCTTCGTCTCGATGAACCCCGGCGGTTTTCCGACCGGCGGCCAGAAAAACTGGCAGTCTGCGTTCATGCCGGGCGCGTATCAGGGCACGTTCGTTGACTCCCGCAACACCCGCATCGAGGAGATCATCGAGAACATCAAGAACAACGTCACCTCCTCGAAGGAGCAGCGGCAGCAGCTCGACCTGCTCTATCAACTGAACGAGGTGCACAAGCAAAAGCGCGCCGCCGAGTCGCAACTCGACGCCCGCATCCAGTCCTTCGAGCTCGCGTTCCGCATGCAGACCGACGCCGTCGAGGCGTTCGACGTCAACAAGGAGCCCGACACGATGAAGAAGCTCTACGGCGAGACGCCGCAGGGCCGCCAATTCATGATCGCCCGCCGACTGCTCGAGCGAGGCGTCCGCTTCGTTCAAGTCTGGCAGGGCGGTTGGGACAACCACGGCGGCATCGTCACCGCCATGGCCAACAACGCCCGCGCGATCGACCAACCCAGCGCCGCGATCATCAAGGACCTCAAGCAGCGCGGCCTGCTCAAGGACACCATCATTGTGTGCAGCACGGAATTCGGCCGCAGCTCGACCGAGGACGCCCCCGGCGGCCGCAATCACAACGCAAAGGCCTTCGCGTCGTGGCTTGCAGGCGGCGGGATCAAGGGCGGCCAGGCTTACGGGGCCACCAACGAAATCGGCAGCGAAGCCGCCGAGAACAAGGTGCACGTGCACGAACTGCACTCAACCATCTTGCATGCGCTCGGGTTCGACTCCGAGAAGCTCACGTTCCGCAATGGCGGGCGCGACTTCCGGCTCACCGACGTGTCGGGCGCCACGCCGGTCAAGGGACTGTTCGCCTGA